A region from the Kribbella shirazensis genome encodes:
- a CDS encoding DUF3618 domain-containing protein: protein MSDTKARTAEQIEADIAATRARLASTVDELVDRASPKNLALRQVEQAKSQVFDEQGQLRTQKIVAVAGAVAGVVGVLLVIRRLVGRR from the coding sequence GTGTCGGACACGAAAGCTCGGACCGCCGAGCAGATCGAGGCGGACATCGCCGCCACCCGCGCGCGCCTGGCCTCGACCGTGGACGAGCTCGTCGACCGGGCGAGCCCGAAGAACCTGGCCCTTCGGCAGGTCGAGCAGGCCAAGTCCCAGGTCTTCGACGAGCAGGGCCAGTTGCGGACCCAGAAGATCGTCGCCGTCGCCGGCGCGGTGGCCGGTGTGGTCGGCGTTCTGTTGGTGATCCGCCGGCTGGTGGGTCGCCGGTGA